Proteins encoded together in one Lathyrus oleraceus cultivar Zhongwan6 chromosome 5, CAAS_Psat_ZW6_1.0, whole genome shotgun sequence window:
- the LOC127079134 gene encoding secreted RxLR effector protein 161-like, which yields MDVCKYIATPMGSGTYLYQDEFGTPIDITKYRGMIGSLLYLTTSRPDIMFSVCLCAQFQACPKESHLIAVKRIIKYLKGTSNVGLWYPKGSICSLVGFSDADYVGCKTNRKSKSGTCHIFENSLVSWSCKKQASVALSTAETEYIATGSCCAQIL from the coding sequence ATGGATGTTTGCAAATATATAGCCACTCCAATGGGATCGGGGACATATCTTTATCAGGACGAATTTGGAACTCCAATTGATATCACtaagtatcgaggtatgattggttccttGTTATATCTAACGACTAGTCGacccgatattatgtttagtgtatgtttaTGTGCTCAATTTCAAGCATGTCCAAAGGAATCTCATCTCATTGCTGTGAAGAGAATAATaaagtatctcaaaggaacatCCAATGTTGGATTATGGTACCCTAAAGGTAGTATATGTAGTCTTGTTGGTTTCTCTGATGCAGATTATGTAGGATGCAAAACGAACAGAAAAAGCAAGAGTGGAACATGTCACATTTTTGAAAATTCTCTAGTTTCTTGGTCATGTAAAAAGCAAGCAAGCGTGGCTCTCAGCACTGCTGAAACAGAATATATCGCCACTGGTAGCTGTTGTGCTCAAATTCTTTAG
- the LOC127088153 gene encoding BRI1 kinase inhibitor 1 gives METQQHQNTIEKNNHHPSSSSPSSSSPTHEFSFTISLHSNSSTTIHDKSKPSPPSLALDLSPADDIFFHGHLLPLHLLSHFPSSPRLSTNSNDSFTLPITENEKFRKDTGSCNTSNREFHSTNNIIKGITKEETKSSSTNTKSNSFSLFGLTKGNHHKGENNNSNKEKPQQNHNNNNKKKVIGYDMIQALKKYFFRKREKNRFHGEAYSRSGNLMRKNKPEVRGSRGEYSAPASMRTSPTNSGLLLAKGGAALSSSSSTNDSTMEELHAAIQAAIAHCKNSIAKEDKIN, from the coding sequence ATGGAAACACAACAACATCAAAACACCATAGAAAAAAACAATCATcatccttcttcttcttcaccatcttcttcttcacctACTCATGAATTCTCCTTCACAATTTCTCTCCACTCTAACTCCTCCACTACAATCCATGACAAATCAAAACCATCACCACCTTCACTCGCACTTGACTTATCTCCAGCTGATGACATTTTCTTCCACGGTCATTTACTTCCACTTCATCTCCTCTCCCATTTCCCTTCCTCGCCTCGCCTTTCCACCAACTCAAACGACAGTTTCACTCTCCCTATAACAGAAAATGAAAAGTTTAGAAAAGACACCGGAAGCTGCAACACCAGCAACAGAGAATTTCACAGCACAAACAACATCATCAAAGGAATCACAAAAGAAGAAACCAAATCCAGTTCCACCAACACAAAATCCAACAGCTTCTCTTTGTTTGGATTAACAAAAGGAAATCACCACAAAGGAGAAAACAATAACAGTAACAAAGAGAAGCCTCAGCAGAATcataataataacaataagaAGAAAGTTATTGGTTATGATATGATTCAAGCATTGAAGAAATACTTTTttagaaaaagagaaaagaatCGATTCCATGGAGAAGCTTATTCACGTTCAGGGAATTTAATGAGGAAAAATAAGCCAGAAGTGAGAGGAAGTAGAGGAGAATATTCAGCACCAGCTTCCATGAGAACTTCTCCAACAAATAGTGGATTATTGCTAGCAAAAGGTGGTGCTGCTCTTTCGTCTTCATCTTCTACAAATGATAGTACCATGGAAGAGTTACATGCTGCAATTCAAGCTGCAATTGCTCACTGTAAAAACTCCATTGCAAAAGAAGATAAGATCAATTAA